In Candidatus Eisenbacteria bacterium, a single window of DNA contains:
- a CDS encoding FlgD immunoglobulin-like domain containing protein, with protein sequence GRHVRTLASALHQPGRFNLSWDGKDDGGQVVASGVYVYQLRSGASVLTRKMLLLR encoded by the coding sequence TGGGCCGTCATGTCCGGACGCTCGCATCGGCATTGCATCAACCGGGGCGCTTCAACCTGAGCTGGGATGGAAAAGACGACGGAGGGCAGGTAGTAGCCTCTGGCGTCTATGTCTATCAGCTTCGCTCGGGAGCATCCGTGCTGACGCGCAAGATGCTTCTCCTGAGATAG